A stretch of Eschrichtius robustus isolate mEscRob2 chromosome 6, mEscRob2.pri, whole genome shotgun sequence DNA encodes these proteins:
- the CHRD gene encoding chordin isoform X3, with the protein MPSLPAPPAPLLLLGLLLLCSRPARGAGPEHPALPIRPEKEPLPIRGAAGCSFGGKVYALDETWHPDLGEPFGVMRCVLCACEAPQWGRRARGAGRVSCKNIKPECPTLACGQPRQLPGHCCQTCPQERSGLEKQPTGLAFEYPRDPEHRSYSDRGEPGAEDRGRGDGHTDFVALLTGPRSQAVARARVSLLRSSLRFSISYRRLDRPTRIRFSDSTGSILFEHPAAPTQDGLVCGVWRAVPRLSLRLLRAEQLHVALVTPSHPSGEVWGPLIRHRALAAETFSAILTLEGPPQQGIGGIALLTLSDTEDSLHFLLLFRGLLEARSGGPAQVPLRLQILHQGKLLRELQANASAQEPGFAEVLPNLTAQEMDWLVLGELQMALERAIGPGLRISGHIAARQSCDVLQSVLCGADALIPVQTGAAGSASLTLLGNGSLIYQVQVVGTGSEVVAMTLETKPQRRNQHTVLCHMAGLQLGGYMAVGVCPGLGARGAHMLLQNELFLNVGTKDFPDGELRGHVAALPYSGHSARHDTLPVPLAGALVLPPVQSQAAGHAWLSLDTHCHLHYEVLLAGLGGSEQGTITAHLLGPPGMPGPRRLLKGFYGPEAQGVVKDLEPELLRHLAQGSASLLITTKGSPQGELQGQVHITNQCEAGGLRLAAAGAEEVRVPGALDAVVAEAAALPAVLGPDAPAPAKPGGPGRLRDPNTCFFEGQQRPHGARWAPNYDPLCSLCTCQRRTVICDPMVCPPPSCPSPVQAPDQCCPVCLEKQDVGDLPGLPKNRDPGEGCYFDGDRSWRAAGTRWHPVVPPFGLIKCAVCTCKGGTGEVHCEKVQCPRLACAQPVRANPTDCCKQCPVGSGAHPQLGDPMQADGPRGCRFAGQWFPESQSWHPSVPPFGEMSCITCRCGQLQTPGQFQSWRKKLKAPREQPEGRVTKRMGPGLGEEGRRGPRILLREIQCLWPLFSASSPSPTTSGNHNSTRGRGSQSRPMPCPLQLRPCHPLASALEAQPLSFCT; encoded by the exons ATGCCGAGCCTCCCGGCCCCGCCGGCCCCGCTGCTGCTCCTCGGGCTGCTGCTGCTCTGCTCCCGGCCGGCCCGCGGCGCCGGCCCCGAGCACCCAGCGCTGCCCATCCGGCCCGAGAAGGAGCCGCTGCCCATTCGGGGAGCAGCAG GCTGCTCGTTCGGCGGGAAGGTCTATGCCTTGGACGAGACGTGGCACCCGGACCTGGGGGAGCCCTTCGGGGTGATGCGCTGCGTGTTGTGTGCCTGCGAGGCG CCTCAGTGGGGTCGCCGCGCAAGGGGCGCGGGCAGGGTCAGCTGCAAGAACATCAAACCTGAGTGCCCAACCCTGGCCTGCGGGCAGCCGCGCCAGCTGCCTGGACACTGCTGCCAGACCTGCCCCCAGG AGCGCAGCGGTCTGGAAAAGCAGCCGACGGGCCTGGCCTTCGAGTATCCGCGGGACCCAGAGCACCGAAGCTACAGCGACCGCGGGGAGCCGGGAGCTGAGGATCGGGGGCGTGGAGACGGCCACACGG ACTTCGTGGCGCTGCTGACAGGGCCAAGGTCACAAGCGGTGGCAAGGGCCCGAGTGTCACTGCTGCGCTCTAGTCTGCGGTTCTCCATCTCCTACCGGCG GCTGGACCGCCCTACCCGAATCCGCTTCTCAGACTCCACTGGCAGCATCCTGTTTGAACACCCTGCAGCCCCTACCCAAGACGGCCTG GTCTGTGGTGTGTGGCGAGCAGTGCCTCGGTTGTCTCTGAGGCTCCTTAGGGCAGAACAGCTGCATGTGGCACTCGTGACACCCAGTCACCCTTCAGGGGAGGTCTGGGGGCCTCTCATCCGGCATCGGGCCCTGGCCGCAG AGACCTTCAGTGCCATCCTGACCCTGGAAGGCCCCCCACAGCAGGGCATAGGGGGCATTGCCCTCCTCACGCTCAGTGACACAGAGGACTCCTTGCATTTTTTGCTGCTCTTCCGTGGGCTGCTGGAAGCCAGGAGTGGGG GACCAGCCCAGGTTCCCTTGCGGCTCCAGATTCTACACCAGGGGAAGCTACTACGAGAGCTCCAGGCCAATGCCTCAGCCCAG GAGCCGGGCTTTGCTGAAGTGCTGCCCAACCTGACAGCCCAGGAGATGGACTGGCTGGTGCTGGGGGAGCTGCAGATGGCCCTGGAGAGGGCAATTGGGCCAGGGCTGCGCATCAGTGGACACATTGCTGCCAGGCAGAGCTGTGATG TTCTGCAAAGTGTCCTTTGTGGGGCCGATGCCCTGATCCCCGTTCAGACAGGTGCAGCCGGCTCAGCCAGCCTTACACTGCTAGGAAACGGCTCCCTGATCTACCAA GTACAGGTGGTAGGTACAGGCAGTGAGGTGGTGGCCATGACGCTGGAGACCAAGCCTCAGCGGAGGAACCAGCACACTGTCCTGTGCCACATGGCTGGACTCCAGCTGGGAGGATACATG gCTGTGGGTGTCTGCCCTGGGCTGGGTGCCCGGGGGGCTCATATGCTGCTGCAGAATGAGCTGTTCCTGAACGTGGGCACCAAGGACTTCCCAGATGGAGAGCTGCGGGGGCACGTGGCTGCCCTGCCCTACAGTGGGCACAGCGCCCGCCATGATA CACTACCTGTGCCCCTGGCAGGAGCCCTGGTGTTGCCCCCCGTGCAGAGCCAGGCAGCAGGGCATGCCTGGCTCTCCCTGGATACCCACTGTCACCTGCACTATGAAGTGCTGCTGGCTGGGCTTGGTGGCTCAGAGCAGGGCACCATCACTGCCCACCTCCTCGGGCCTCCTGGGATGCCAGGGCCCCGGCGGCTGCTGAAGGGATTCTATGGCCCAGAG GCCCAGGGCGTGGTGAAGGATCTGGAGCCTGAGCTGCTGCGGCACCTGGCACAGGGCTCTGCCTCCTTGCTGATCACCACCAAGGGTAGCCCCCAAGGGGAGCTGCAAGGGCAG GTGCACATCACCAACCAGTGCGAGGCAGGCGGCCTGCGCCTGGCGGCGGCAGGGGCCGAAGAAGTGCGGGTGCCCGGGGCTCTGGATGCAGTGGTGGCCGAGGCGGCTGCGCTGCCCGCTGTGCTGGGCCCAGACGCCCCAGCGCCAGCCAAACCTGGTGGCCCCGGGCGGCTCCGAGACCCCAACACCTGCTTCTTCGAGGGGCAGCAGCGCCCCCATGGGGCTCGCTGGGCTCCTAACTATGACCCGCTCTGCTCGCTCTGCACCTGCCAG AGACGCACGGTGATCTGTGACCCCATGGTGTGCCCACCACCCAGCTGCCCAAGCCCGGTGCAGGCGCCGGACCAGTGCTGCCCTGTGTGCCTGG AGAAGCAAGATGTCGGAGACCTGCCGGGGCTGCCGAAGAACAGGGACCCTGGAGAGG GCTGCTATTTTGATGGCGACCGGAGCTGGCGGGCAGCGGGCACCCGGTGGCACCCTGTCGTGCCCCCATTTGGCTTAATTAAGTGCGCTGTCTGCACCTGCAAG GGGGGCACTGGAGAGGTGCACTGTGAGAAGGTGCAGTGTCCCCGGCTGGCCTGTGCCCAGCCTGTCCGTGCCAACCCCACTGACTGCTGCAAACAGTGTCCAG TGGGGTCAGGGGCCCACCCCCAGCTGGGGGACCCCATGCAGGCTGATGGGCCCCGGGGCTGCCGTTTTGCAGGGCAGTGGTTCCCGGAGAGCCAGAGCTGGCACCCTTCGGTGCCCCCCTTTGGGGAGATGAGCTGCATCACCTGCAGATGTGGG CAGTTGCAGACACCAGGACAGTTCCAGAGCTGGAGAAAGAAGCTGAAGGCTCCTAGGGAGCAGCCAGAAGGCCGCGTGACCAAGAGGatggggcctgggctgggggaggaggggcgcCGAGGACCCCGCATTCTCCTGCGGGAAATCCAGTGCCTTTGGCCCCTCTTTtctgcctcttctccctcccccactacCTCTGGGAACCACAACTCCACAAGGGGGAGGGGTAGCCAGAGCCGACCAATGCCATGTCCACTCCAGCTTCGGCCTTGTCACCCTCTCGCCTCTGCCTTGGAAGCCCAACCCCTTTCCTTCTGTACATAA
- the CHRD gene encoding chordin isoform X7, translated as MPSLPAPPAPLLLLGLLLLCSRPARGAGPEHPALPIRPEKEPLPIRGAAGCSFGGKVYALDETWHPDLGEPFGVMRCVLCACEAPQWGRRARGAGRVSCKNIKPECPTLACGQPRQLPGHCCQTCPQERSGLEKQPTGLAFEYPRDPEHRSYSDRGEPGAEDRGRGDGHTDFVALLTGPRSQAVARARVSLLRSSLRFSISYRRLDRPTRIRFSDSTGSILFEHPAAPTQDGLVCGVWRAVPRLSLRLLRAEQLHVALVTPSHPSGEVWGPLIRHRALAAETFSAILTLEGPPQQGIGGIALLTLSDTEDSLHFLLLFRGLLEARSGGPAQVPLRLQILHQGKLLRELQANASAQEPGFAEVLPNLTAQEMDWLVLGELQMALERAIGPGLRISGHIAARQSCDVLQSVLCGADALIPVQTGAAGSASLTLLGNGSLIYQVQVVGTGSEVVAMTLETKPQRRNQHTVLCHMAGLQLGGYMAVGVCPGLGARGAHMLLQNELFLNVGTKDFPDGELRGHVAALPYSGHSARHDTLPVPLAGALVLPPVQSQAAGHAWLSLDTHCHLHYEVLLAGLGGSEQGTITAHLLGPPGMPGPRRLLKGFYGPEAQGVVKDLEPELLRHLAQGSASLLITTKGSPQGELQGQVHITNQCEAGGLRLAAAGAEEVRVPGALDAVVAEAAALPAVLGPDAPAPAKPGGPGRLRDPNTCFFEGQQRPHGARWAPNYDPLCSLCTCQRRTVICDPMVCPPPSCPSPVQAPDQCCPVCLEKQDVGDLPGLPKNRDPGEGCYFDGDRSWRAAGTRWHPVVPPFGLIKCAVCTCKGGTGEVHCEKVQCPRLACAQPVRANPTDCCKQCPVGSGAHPQLGDPMQADGPRGCRFAGQWFPESQSWHPSVPPFGEMSCITCRCGAGVPHCERDDCSLPLSCGPGKESRCCSHCTPRRRSVADTRTVPELEKEAEGS; from the exons ATGCCGAGCCTCCCGGCCCCGCCGGCCCCGCTGCTGCTCCTCGGGCTGCTGCTGCTCTGCTCCCGGCCGGCCCGCGGCGCCGGCCCCGAGCACCCAGCGCTGCCCATCCGGCCCGAGAAGGAGCCGCTGCCCATTCGGGGAGCAGCAG GCTGCTCGTTCGGCGGGAAGGTCTATGCCTTGGACGAGACGTGGCACCCGGACCTGGGGGAGCCCTTCGGGGTGATGCGCTGCGTGTTGTGTGCCTGCGAGGCG CCTCAGTGGGGTCGCCGCGCAAGGGGCGCGGGCAGGGTCAGCTGCAAGAACATCAAACCTGAGTGCCCAACCCTGGCCTGCGGGCAGCCGCGCCAGCTGCCTGGACACTGCTGCCAGACCTGCCCCCAGG AGCGCAGCGGTCTGGAAAAGCAGCCGACGGGCCTGGCCTTCGAGTATCCGCGGGACCCAGAGCACCGAAGCTACAGCGACCGCGGGGAGCCGGGAGCTGAGGATCGGGGGCGTGGAGACGGCCACACGG ACTTCGTGGCGCTGCTGACAGGGCCAAGGTCACAAGCGGTGGCAAGGGCCCGAGTGTCACTGCTGCGCTCTAGTCTGCGGTTCTCCATCTCCTACCGGCG GCTGGACCGCCCTACCCGAATCCGCTTCTCAGACTCCACTGGCAGCATCCTGTTTGAACACCCTGCAGCCCCTACCCAAGACGGCCTG GTCTGTGGTGTGTGGCGAGCAGTGCCTCGGTTGTCTCTGAGGCTCCTTAGGGCAGAACAGCTGCATGTGGCACTCGTGACACCCAGTCACCCTTCAGGGGAGGTCTGGGGGCCTCTCATCCGGCATCGGGCCCTGGCCGCAG AGACCTTCAGTGCCATCCTGACCCTGGAAGGCCCCCCACAGCAGGGCATAGGGGGCATTGCCCTCCTCACGCTCAGTGACACAGAGGACTCCTTGCATTTTTTGCTGCTCTTCCGTGGGCTGCTGGAAGCCAGGAGTGGGG GACCAGCCCAGGTTCCCTTGCGGCTCCAGATTCTACACCAGGGGAAGCTACTACGAGAGCTCCAGGCCAATGCCTCAGCCCAG GAGCCGGGCTTTGCTGAAGTGCTGCCCAACCTGACAGCCCAGGAGATGGACTGGCTGGTGCTGGGGGAGCTGCAGATGGCCCTGGAGAGGGCAATTGGGCCAGGGCTGCGCATCAGTGGACACATTGCTGCCAGGCAGAGCTGTGATG TTCTGCAAAGTGTCCTTTGTGGGGCCGATGCCCTGATCCCCGTTCAGACAGGTGCAGCCGGCTCAGCCAGCCTTACACTGCTAGGAAACGGCTCCCTGATCTACCAA GTACAGGTGGTAGGTACAGGCAGTGAGGTGGTGGCCATGACGCTGGAGACCAAGCCTCAGCGGAGGAACCAGCACACTGTCCTGTGCCACATGGCTGGACTCCAGCTGGGAGGATACATG gCTGTGGGTGTCTGCCCTGGGCTGGGTGCCCGGGGGGCTCATATGCTGCTGCAGAATGAGCTGTTCCTGAACGTGGGCACCAAGGACTTCCCAGATGGAGAGCTGCGGGGGCACGTGGCTGCCCTGCCCTACAGTGGGCACAGCGCCCGCCATGATA CACTACCTGTGCCCCTGGCAGGAGCCCTGGTGTTGCCCCCCGTGCAGAGCCAGGCAGCAGGGCATGCCTGGCTCTCCCTGGATACCCACTGTCACCTGCACTATGAAGTGCTGCTGGCTGGGCTTGGTGGCTCAGAGCAGGGCACCATCACTGCCCACCTCCTCGGGCCTCCTGGGATGCCAGGGCCCCGGCGGCTGCTGAAGGGATTCTATGGCCCAGAG GCCCAGGGCGTGGTGAAGGATCTGGAGCCTGAGCTGCTGCGGCACCTGGCACAGGGCTCTGCCTCCTTGCTGATCACCACCAAGGGTAGCCCCCAAGGGGAGCTGCAAGGGCAG GTGCACATCACCAACCAGTGCGAGGCAGGCGGCCTGCGCCTGGCGGCGGCAGGGGCCGAAGAAGTGCGGGTGCCCGGGGCTCTGGATGCAGTGGTGGCCGAGGCGGCTGCGCTGCCCGCTGTGCTGGGCCCAGACGCCCCAGCGCCAGCCAAACCTGGTGGCCCCGGGCGGCTCCGAGACCCCAACACCTGCTTCTTCGAGGGGCAGCAGCGCCCCCATGGGGCTCGCTGGGCTCCTAACTATGACCCGCTCTGCTCGCTCTGCACCTGCCAG AGACGCACGGTGATCTGTGACCCCATGGTGTGCCCACCACCCAGCTGCCCAAGCCCGGTGCAGGCGCCGGACCAGTGCTGCCCTGTGTGCCTGG AGAAGCAAGATGTCGGAGACCTGCCGGGGCTGCCGAAGAACAGGGACCCTGGAGAGG GCTGCTATTTTGATGGCGACCGGAGCTGGCGGGCAGCGGGCACCCGGTGGCACCCTGTCGTGCCCCCATTTGGCTTAATTAAGTGCGCTGTCTGCACCTGCAAG GGGGGCACTGGAGAGGTGCACTGTGAGAAGGTGCAGTGTCCCCGGCTGGCCTGTGCCCAGCCTGTCCGTGCCAACCCCACTGACTGCTGCAAACAGTGTCCAG TGGGGTCAGGGGCCCACCCCCAGCTGGGGGACCCCATGCAGGCTGATGGGCCCCGGGGCTGCCGTTTTGCAGGGCAGTGGTTCCCGGAGAGCCAGAGCTGGCACCCTTCGGTGCCCCCCTTTGGGGAGATGAGCTGCATCACCTGCAGATGTGGG GCAGGGGTGCCCCACTGTGAGCGGGATGACTGTTCACTGCCACTGTCCTGCGGCCCAGGGAAGGAGAGCCGCTGCTGCTCCCACTGCACACCCCGGCGGCGGT CAGTTGCAGACACCAGGACAGTTCCAGAGCTGGAGAAAGAAGCTGAAGGCTCCTAG
- the CHRD gene encoding chordin isoform X8, with amino-acid sequence MPSLPAPPAPLLLLGLLLLCSRPARGAGPEHPALPIRPEKEPLPIRGAAGCSFGGKVYALDETWHPDLGEPFGVMRCVLCACEAPQWGRRARGAGRVSCKNIKPECPTLACGQPRQLPGHCCQTCPQERSGLEKQPTGLAFEYPRDPEHRSYSDRGEPGAEDRGRGDGHTDFVALLTGPRSQAVARARVSLLRSSLRFSISYRRLDRPTRIRFSDSTGSILFEHPAAPTQDGLVCGVWRAVPRLSLRLLRAEQLHVALVTPSHPSGEVWGPLIRHRALAAETFSAILTLEGPPQQGIGGIALLTLSDTEDSLHFLLLFRGLLEARSGGPAQVPLRLQILHQGKLLRELQANASAQEPGFAEVLPNLTAQEMDWLVLGELQMALERAIGPGLRISGHIAARQSCDVLQSVLCGADALIPVQTGAAGSASLTLLGNGSLIYQVQVVGTGSEVVAMTLETKPQRRNQHTVLCHMAGLQLGGYMAVGVCPGLGARGAHMLLQNELFLNVGTKDFPDGELRGHVAALPYSGHSARHDTLPVPLAGALVLPPVQSQAAGHAWLSLDTHCHLHYEVLLAGLGGSEQGTITAHLLGPPGMPGPRRLLKGFYGPEAQGVVKDLEPELLRHLAQGSASLLITTKGSPQGELQGQVHITNQCEAGGLRLAAAGAEEVRVPGALDAVVAEAAALPAVLGPDAPAPAKPGGPGRLRDPNTCFFEGQQRPHGARWAPNYDPLCSLCTCQRRTVICDPMVCPPPSCPSPVQAPDQCCPVCLEKQDVGDLPGLPKNRDPGEGCYFDGDRSWRAAGTRWHPVVPPFGLIKCAVCTCKGGTGEVHCEKVQCPRLACAQPVRANPTDCCKQCPVGSGAHPQLGDPMQADGPRGCRFAGQWFPESQSWHPSVPPFGEMSCITCRCGAGVPHCERDDCSLPLSCGPGKESRCCSHCTPRRRFADTRTVPELEKEAEGS; translated from the exons ATGCCGAGCCTCCCGGCCCCGCCGGCCCCGCTGCTGCTCCTCGGGCTGCTGCTGCTCTGCTCCCGGCCGGCCCGCGGCGCCGGCCCCGAGCACCCAGCGCTGCCCATCCGGCCCGAGAAGGAGCCGCTGCCCATTCGGGGAGCAGCAG GCTGCTCGTTCGGCGGGAAGGTCTATGCCTTGGACGAGACGTGGCACCCGGACCTGGGGGAGCCCTTCGGGGTGATGCGCTGCGTGTTGTGTGCCTGCGAGGCG CCTCAGTGGGGTCGCCGCGCAAGGGGCGCGGGCAGGGTCAGCTGCAAGAACATCAAACCTGAGTGCCCAACCCTGGCCTGCGGGCAGCCGCGCCAGCTGCCTGGACACTGCTGCCAGACCTGCCCCCAGG AGCGCAGCGGTCTGGAAAAGCAGCCGACGGGCCTGGCCTTCGAGTATCCGCGGGACCCAGAGCACCGAAGCTACAGCGACCGCGGGGAGCCGGGAGCTGAGGATCGGGGGCGTGGAGACGGCCACACGG ACTTCGTGGCGCTGCTGACAGGGCCAAGGTCACAAGCGGTGGCAAGGGCCCGAGTGTCACTGCTGCGCTCTAGTCTGCGGTTCTCCATCTCCTACCGGCG GCTGGACCGCCCTACCCGAATCCGCTTCTCAGACTCCACTGGCAGCATCCTGTTTGAACACCCTGCAGCCCCTACCCAAGACGGCCTG GTCTGTGGTGTGTGGCGAGCAGTGCCTCGGTTGTCTCTGAGGCTCCTTAGGGCAGAACAGCTGCATGTGGCACTCGTGACACCCAGTCACCCTTCAGGGGAGGTCTGGGGGCCTCTCATCCGGCATCGGGCCCTGGCCGCAG AGACCTTCAGTGCCATCCTGACCCTGGAAGGCCCCCCACAGCAGGGCATAGGGGGCATTGCCCTCCTCACGCTCAGTGACACAGAGGACTCCTTGCATTTTTTGCTGCTCTTCCGTGGGCTGCTGGAAGCCAGGAGTGGGG GACCAGCCCAGGTTCCCTTGCGGCTCCAGATTCTACACCAGGGGAAGCTACTACGAGAGCTCCAGGCCAATGCCTCAGCCCAG GAGCCGGGCTTTGCTGAAGTGCTGCCCAACCTGACAGCCCAGGAGATGGACTGGCTGGTGCTGGGGGAGCTGCAGATGGCCCTGGAGAGGGCAATTGGGCCAGGGCTGCGCATCAGTGGACACATTGCTGCCAGGCAGAGCTGTGATG TTCTGCAAAGTGTCCTTTGTGGGGCCGATGCCCTGATCCCCGTTCAGACAGGTGCAGCCGGCTCAGCCAGCCTTACACTGCTAGGAAACGGCTCCCTGATCTACCAA GTACAGGTGGTAGGTACAGGCAGTGAGGTGGTGGCCATGACGCTGGAGACCAAGCCTCAGCGGAGGAACCAGCACACTGTCCTGTGCCACATGGCTGGACTCCAGCTGGGAGGATACATG gCTGTGGGTGTCTGCCCTGGGCTGGGTGCCCGGGGGGCTCATATGCTGCTGCAGAATGAGCTGTTCCTGAACGTGGGCACCAAGGACTTCCCAGATGGAGAGCTGCGGGGGCACGTGGCTGCCCTGCCCTACAGTGGGCACAGCGCCCGCCATGATA CACTACCTGTGCCCCTGGCAGGAGCCCTGGTGTTGCCCCCCGTGCAGAGCCAGGCAGCAGGGCATGCCTGGCTCTCCCTGGATACCCACTGTCACCTGCACTATGAAGTGCTGCTGGCTGGGCTTGGTGGCTCAGAGCAGGGCACCATCACTGCCCACCTCCTCGGGCCTCCTGGGATGCCAGGGCCCCGGCGGCTGCTGAAGGGATTCTATGGCCCAGAG GCCCAGGGCGTGGTGAAGGATCTGGAGCCTGAGCTGCTGCGGCACCTGGCACAGGGCTCTGCCTCCTTGCTGATCACCACCAAGGGTAGCCCCCAAGGGGAGCTGCAAGGGCAG GTGCACATCACCAACCAGTGCGAGGCAGGCGGCCTGCGCCTGGCGGCGGCAGGGGCCGAAGAAGTGCGGGTGCCCGGGGCTCTGGATGCAGTGGTGGCCGAGGCGGCTGCGCTGCCCGCTGTGCTGGGCCCAGACGCCCCAGCGCCAGCCAAACCTGGTGGCCCCGGGCGGCTCCGAGACCCCAACACCTGCTTCTTCGAGGGGCAGCAGCGCCCCCATGGGGCTCGCTGGGCTCCTAACTATGACCCGCTCTGCTCGCTCTGCACCTGCCAG AGACGCACGGTGATCTGTGACCCCATGGTGTGCCCACCACCCAGCTGCCCAAGCCCGGTGCAGGCGCCGGACCAGTGCTGCCCTGTGTGCCTGG AGAAGCAAGATGTCGGAGACCTGCCGGGGCTGCCGAAGAACAGGGACCCTGGAGAGG GCTGCTATTTTGATGGCGACCGGAGCTGGCGGGCAGCGGGCACCCGGTGGCACCCTGTCGTGCCCCCATTTGGCTTAATTAAGTGCGCTGTCTGCACCTGCAAG GGGGGCACTGGAGAGGTGCACTGTGAGAAGGTGCAGTGTCCCCGGCTGGCCTGTGCCCAGCCTGTCCGTGCCAACCCCACTGACTGCTGCAAACAGTGTCCAG TGGGGTCAGGGGCCCACCCCCAGCTGGGGGACCCCATGCAGGCTGATGGGCCCCGGGGCTGCCGTTTTGCAGGGCAGTGGTTCCCGGAGAGCCAGAGCTGGCACCCTTCGGTGCCCCCCTTTGGGGAGATGAGCTGCATCACCTGCAGATGTGGG GCAGGGGTGCCCCACTGTGAGCGGGATGACTGTTCACTGCCACTGTCCTGCGGCCCAGGGAAGGAGAGCCGCTGCTGCTCCCACTGCACACCCCGGCGGCGGT TTGCAGACACCAGGACAGTTCCAGAGCTGGAGAAAGAAGCTGAAGGCTCCTAG